A window of Lusitaniella coriacea LEGE 07157 contains these coding sequences:
- a CDS encoding esterase/lipase family protein codes for MNCRPTVILPGYFAPATDYQDLELALNQREIPTTTVPLRKRDWIPTLGGRSMVPILRKIDETVEGMRQQCGASKVNLIGHSAGGWIARIYLGDCPYDIHGDVSGSAAIWKARDRVATLITLGTPHISQERWTKRNLDFVGNNYPGAFYPEINYVCVAGKALYGRQRLGSWIAYNSYKLTCNEGNCWGDGITPIVAAHLPGATNLTLEGIFHSPNSPGAWYGSPEAREAWIPYLYE; via the coding sequence TTGAATTGCCGACCCACAGTTATTTTACCGGGCTACTTCGCCCCTGCCACAGACTACCAAGACTTAGAGCTAGCACTCAATCAACGGGAGATTCCCACAACAACAGTTCCCTTGCGCAAGCGAGATTGGATTCCCACGCTGGGGGGTCGTTCGATGGTTCCCATTCTGCGGAAAATTGATGAAACCGTTGAGGGGATGCGCCAGCAGTGCGGTGCATCGAAAGTCAATTTGATCGGTCATTCGGCGGGGGGGTGGATTGCGCGGATTTATTTGGGAGATTGCCCCTACGATATTCATGGGGATGTTAGCGGATCGGCAGCAATTTGGAAAGCGCGCGATCGCGTGGCAACCTTAATTACCCTCGGAACTCCCCACATCAGCCAGGAACGCTGGACAAAACGCAACCTCGATTTTGTGGGCAATAACTATCCCGGCGCATTCTACCCCGAAATTAATTATGTCTGCGTCGCGGGAAAAGCCTTGTATGGTCGCCAGCGTCTCGGGAGTTGGATTGCCTACAACAGCTATAAACTGACCTGTAACGAAGGAAATTGCTGGGGCGATGGGATTACCCCCATTGTTGCCGCACACTTGCCAGGGGCAACAAATCTTACCCTAGAAGGAATATTCCACTCTCCCAATTCCCCTGGTGCTTGGTACGGTTCCCCGGAAGCAAGGGAAGCCTGGATTCCTTATTTATACGAATGA
- a CDS encoding chemotaxis protein CheB — protein sequence MTTSSTPDRDRFFIVGIGASAGGVQALESFFAGLPDNPNGAFVVVQHLSPNHRSMMTEILQRQTTLPVEEVRDRTLLEPAKVYVLPPRKALTLEDRRLHLEETSDSPRYPINRFFQSLVAGWGERTIAILLSGTGNDGTEGLQAVSRAGGVALVQSPETAQFTSMPTSAIPSGLVDEILSPQDLAQTVYELIRFSDNFPTAKVGDANLIDPDRLQHILNILAEREDIDFSHYKVSTLSRRIHHRCALTRNDSIQVYIQFLEESPEEQKLLRQDLLIGATCFFRDREVWDFLQTKVLLPHLEKLQPQQQLRIWVSACATGEEAYSMAILVDEAVRQVNKPIQVKIFATDLDTNALEIAAQGVYPESIANDVSPERLERYFDYKGDRYQVKRSLREMLIIAPHDLTKNAGFSKMNLVSCRNVLIYMQPQLQHQVLRLLHFALAPQGTLFLGSSETLGSLAEEFISTNQKWKVFQKRRDTQLSLMPITRQAIITPLKSHVRTKTRQQQLDRLLAEVFRLCLSERQVTCFVVNSDNQLLRIFHNAAQLLEYPMGEANLEATDIVHPALKLPLSTALHRAKRDKQTVLYTGIKLQRDDEESSITMRVGLDGSHPADDRLIIVFEIETQPTPSTAALRFDVDREAAQQITELEYELQQTRENLQVTIEELETVNEEQQATNEELLASNEELQSTNEELQSVNEELYTVNSEYQSKIQELTELNNDIDNLLRSTDIGVVFLDAQLNIRKFTPAATRVINVKEADIGRPLTDLTNSLDCPKLFDILQQVNQTKEPYEQEIKIAQSHDCVLMRVHPYLQNGAGSDGIVLTFVSISDLKQVQDQLQQANEILEKLYETSPVGLCLQDEDLKFLRINQALADINGASVEEHLGKRLRDITPELASRIEPILRQVIDTGKPIHNVEIRSVTPTNPERERCWTVSYYPIDFLLDGYGVGGVVVEVTERVRAEKALRESRAKLVEAQRLAKIGNWELELQEDIDLTTARAEWSDELFQIYRLEPQQEPLSFTELLQCHPPDSREILQNALNSLIENGIPFSVDIQFACPNEEPCYLNAIGQAIRNKEGEIIKLYGTVMDITKRKQIETELLCQNAALEEAIAVAQAADSENQAKSEFLANMSHEIRTPMNAILVASQLLEKTEVNLKQQKLLQTLTNGGQRLLALINDILDLSKLEAQRLRLENRPFNVKMVFLSLSELFRSQAQTKEIDLKFDIAADVPQKIVGDDFRLQQVLSNLISNAIKFTQSGEIAIAVRHEGEPAANESSALLHFSVRDTGIGIDLNRQKLLFQPFIQADSSTTRQFGGTGLGLTICRRIVQLMGGEIGVSSTPGEGSTVWFKVAFDVAEPSNISPVAQETDALPITALSDTGIDAPKVLIVEDYPDNRDLLLMILEPLNYQADWVSNGQEFLDRIARQDYDIVLMDCQMPVLDGYEATRRLRDREGEEKHTIVIGLTAHALEGDRRKCLEAGMDDYLSKPIMADDFVELLKKWTS from the coding sequence ATGACGACTTCCTCTACTCCAGACCGAGACAGATTCTTTATCGTTGGGATTGGTGCTTCGGCGGGTGGCGTGCAAGCACTTGAGTCTTTTTTTGCCGGTTTGCCAGACAATCCCAATGGAGCATTCGTCGTCGTGCAGCATCTCTCCCCCAACCACCGCAGCATGATGACCGAAATCTTGCAACGACAAACAACCTTGCCCGTTGAAGAAGTGCGCGATCGGACGCTATTAGAACCCGCAAAGGTTTATGTGCTTCCCCCCCGCAAAGCCCTTACCCTTGAAGATCGGCGACTGCACCTCGAAGAAACCTCCGATTCCCCCCGTTATCCCATCAATCGCTTTTTTCAGTCCCTCGTCGCAGGCTGGGGAGAGCGCACCATTGCGATCCTTCTATCGGGAACCGGGAATGATGGAACAGAAGGACTGCAAGCCGTCAGTCGCGCCGGAGGAGTGGCTTTAGTCCAATCCCCCGAAACCGCACAATTTACCAGTATGCCGACCAGTGCGATTCCCTCCGGCTTAGTGGATGAAATTCTTTCCCCTCAAGATTTAGCACAAACCGTCTACGAACTAATTCGCTTCTCCGACAACTTTCCCACGGCTAAAGTCGGCGATGCGAACTTGATCGATCCCGACAGACTTCAGCACATTCTCAACATCCTTGCAGAACGAGAGGACATCGATTTTTCTCACTACAAAGTCAGTACCCTCAGCCGACGAATTCACCATCGTTGCGCTCTGACTCGTAACGATAGCATTCAAGTTTATATCCAATTTTTAGAAGAATCCCCAGAAGAACAAAAACTCCTACGACAGGACTTGTTGATTGGAGCAACTTGCTTTTTCCGCGATCGCGAAGTATGGGATTTTTTGCAAACAAAAGTTCTGCTACCCCATCTAGAGAAACTTCAACCCCAGCAACAACTTCGGATTTGGGTTTCCGCCTGCGCGACGGGCGAAGAAGCCTACTCAATGGCAATCTTGGTCGATGAGGCAGTTCGGCAAGTCAACAAGCCCATCCAAGTTAAAATTTTCGCAACGGATCTAGATACCAACGCCTTAGAAATTGCAGCCCAAGGTGTCTATCCAGAGAGTATTGCTAACGATGTTTCCCCAGAGCGATTAGAGCGCTACTTCGACTACAAAGGCGACCGCTACCAAGTCAAGCGATCCCTGCGAGAAATGTTAATCATCGCGCCCCACGACCTCACCAAAAATGCAGGCTTTTCCAAAATGAATCTGGTGAGCTGCCGCAACGTCTTAATTTATATGCAGCCCCAACTCCAACATCAAGTCCTGCGACTGCTCCACTTTGCCCTCGCCCCTCAAGGAACTTTATTCTTAGGCAGTTCCGAAACCTTGGGAAGCTTGGCAGAAGAATTCATTAGTACTAACCAAAAATGGAAAGTCTTTCAAAAACGGCGAGACACGCAACTCTCGCTAATGCCCATTACGCGACAAGCCATCATCACGCCCCTGAAGTCCCATGTGCGGACAAAAACGCGACAACAGCAACTCGACCGCCTGCTTGCTGAAGTTTTTAGGTTATGTCTGTCCGAACGGCAAGTCACCTGCTTTGTCGTCAACTCTGACAACCAACTGCTTCGCATCTTCCACAATGCAGCTCAACTTTTGGAATACCCAATGGGAGAAGCCAACCTAGAAGCCACTGATATCGTTCATCCTGCCCTGAAACTCCCCCTGAGTACCGCGCTTCATCGAGCGAAGCGGGATAAGCAAACCGTGCTTTATACGGGTATCAAGCTGCAACGCGATGACGAGGAAAGTAGTATCACGATGCGCGTTGGGCTAGATGGAAGTCATCCCGCCGACGACCGCCTGATTATAGTTTTTGAAATCGAAACCCAGCCGACCCCCTCCACTGCTGCACTGCGGTTTGACGTAGACAGAGAAGCCGCTCAACAAATCACCGAATTAGAATACGAGCTACAACAGACTCGCGAGAACCTGCAAGTCACCATCGAAGAACTAGAAACTGTTAACGAAGAGCAACAAGCGACCAACGAAGAGTTGCTGGCTTCCAATGAAGAACTGCAAAGCACTAATGAAGAACTCCAGTCTGTGAATGAAGAGCTTTACACCGTCAATTCAGAATATCAGTCAAAAATTCAAGAGCTAACCGAACTCAATAATGATATTGATAATTTGCTGCGCAGTACCGATATCGGCGTTGTCTTTCTTGACGCGCAGCTTAATATTCGCAAATTTACACCTGCGGCAACTCGCGTCATTAACGTTAAAGAAGCGGATATCGGTCGTCCGCTCACGGATTTGACCAATAGCCTCGATTGTCCGAAGCTATTTGATATTTTGCAGCAAGTCAATCAGACGAAAGAACCTTACGAACAAGAAATTAAAATCGCTCAATCTCACGACTGCGTGTTGATGCGAGTTCATCCCTATCTTCAAAATGGTGCGGGGAGCGACGGGATAGTTCTGACTTTTGTGAGTATTAGCGACCTGAAGCAAGTTCAAGACCAACTGCAACAGGCGAATGAAATACTGGAAAAGCTTTATGAAACGAGTCCTGTTGGGTTGTGCTTGCAAGACGAAGACCTCAAGTTTCTCAGAATCAACCAAGCTCTCGCTGACATCAATGGTGCTTCCGTTGAGGAGCATCTGGGTAAAAGGCTGCGGGACATTACCCCTGAGTTGGCAAGTCGCATCGAACCGATTCTACGACAGGTGATCGATACGGGCAAGCCAATTCACAACGTTGAAATTCGTAGCGTGACACCGACAAACCCTGAGAGGGAACGCTGCTGGACTGTGAGTTACTATCCCATTGATTTTCTTTTAGATGGTTATGGTGTGGGAGGCGTTGTTGTGGAAGTAACCGAGCGAGTTCGAGCAGAAAAAGCCCTTAGAGAGAGTCGAGCGAAGCTGGTCGAAGCTCAACGACTGGCTAAAATTGGCAACTGGGAACTCGAACTTCAAGAAGATATCGATCTGACAACAGCACGAGCGGAGTGGTCGGATGAGTTATTCCAAATCTACAGATTAGAGCCACAGCAAGAGCCACTGAGTTTTACAGAACTACTCCAGTGCCATCCTCCGGACAGCCGAGAAATCTTACAAAATGCTCTCAACTCCCTGATTGAGAATGGCATCCCGTTTAGCGTTGACATACAGTTCGCTTGCCCTAATGAGGAACCGTGCTACTTGAATGCGATTGGGCAAGCCATCCGCAATAAGGAGGGGGAGATTATCAAGCTGTATGGAACTGTGATGGACATCACAAAGCGCAAGCAGATCGAAACAGAACTCTTGTGTCAGAATGCTGCTTTGGAAGAAGCGATCGCGGTGGCTCAAGCGGCTGACTCGGAAAACCAAGCTAAGAGCGAGTTTTTGGCAAATATGAGTCATGAAATTCGCACGCCCATGAATGCGATTTTAGTTGCCAGTCAGCTTTTAGAAAAAACGGAAGTCAATTTAAAGCAACAGAAATTGCTGCAAACCCTGACAAATGGCGGACAAAGATTACTCGCGTTGATTAATGACATTTTGGATCTCTCGAAACTCGAAGCGCAAAGATTGCGGCTTGAAAATCGTCCCTTCAATGTCAAGATGGTTTTCCTGTCACTGTCGGAGTTGTTTCGTTCCCAGGCGCAAACCAAGGAAATCGATCTCAAATTTGATATTGCTGCGGATGTGCCTCAAAAAATAGTGGGCGACGATTTCCGACTTCAGCAGGTTCTTAGCAATCTGATTAGTAATGCAATTAAGTTTACACAATCTGGAGAAATTGCCATTGCGGTTCGACACGAAGGGGAACCAGCAGCGAATGAGTCTTCTGCCCTACTCCACTTCAGCGTTCGGGATACGGGGATTGGCATCGATCTGAATCGGCAAAAACTTCTGTTTCAGCCATTCATCCAAGCGGATAGCTCGACAACTCGCCAGTTTGGGGGAACGGGTTTGGGATTGACAATTTGTCGCCGAATCGTGCAGTTGATGGGGGGAGAAATTGGGGTGAGCAGCACGCCGGGAGAGGGTTCGACTGTTTGGTTTAAAGTGGCTTTCGATGTCGCAGAACCGTCCAATATTTCCCCGGTTGCACAGGAAACGGACGCACTTCCCATAACGGCTTTATCGGATACTGGGATCGATGCCCCCAAGGTTCTGATTGTGGAGGACTATCCAGACAATCGCGACCTTTTGTTGATGATCCTAGAACCCTTAAACTATCAAGCAGATTGGGTGAGTAACGGGCAAGAATTTTTAGATCGGATTGCACGGCAAGATTACGATATCGTGCTGATGGATTGTCAAATGCCGGTTTTGGATGGCTATGAAGCAACGAGACGATTGCGCGATCGCGAGGGAGAAGAAAAACATACGATTGTGATTGGCTTGACCGCTCATGCCCTAGAAGGGGATCGTCGGAAGTGTCTGGAGGCGGGAATGGATGACTATTTGAGCAAGCCGATTATGGCGGACGATTTCGTCGAGCTACTGAAAAAGTGGACAAGCTAG
- the aroA gene encoding 3-phosphoshikimate 1-carboxyvinyltransferase — translation MPASIALKQNDSQQDLIIDPGSGLALQGRIRIPGDKSISHRALMLGAIAQGETTIEGLLLGEDPRSTAACFRAMGAEISELNAESVTVRGIGLGELREPIDVLNAGNSGTTLRLMIGLLASHPGRFFSVTGDNSLRSRPMSRVVKPLQQMGAQIWGRNNNTLAPLAIQGQQLKGIHYHSPIASAQVKSCILLAGLCAEGETTVTEPALSRDHSERMLEAFGAKLTRDPATHSVTITGNATTLTGQKVVVPGDISSAAFWLVAAAIVPGSELVIENVGVNPTRTGILEALDLMGADITLENERTVTGEPVADLRVRHSSLKGCTIAGDIIPRLIDEIPILAVAAAFAKGNTTIQDAAELRVKESDRLAVTATQLNRMGAKIAERPDGLEITGETPLRGAELDSHEDHRITMSLAIAALNAQGKTTIHGAEAAAISYPKFVDTLIQVT, via the coding sequence ATGCCTGCTTCGATCGCGCTGAAACAAAATGATTCTCAACAAGATTTAATTATCGATCCCGGTTCTGGATTGGCTCTCCAAGGACGGATTCGCATTCCGGGGGATAAATCCATTTCCCATCGTGCATTAATGCTGGGCGCGATCGCGCAAGGAGAAACGACCATTGAAGGATTACTCTTAGGAGAAGACCCTCGCAGCACCGCCGCTTGTTTTCGGGCAATGGGGGCAGAAATTTCCGAGTTAAACGCCGAAAGCGTGACGGTTCGAGGGATTGGGTTAGGAGAATTGCGCGAACCCATTGACGTTCTCAATGCGGGGAATTCGGGGACTACGCTGCGTTTAATGATAGGACTCCTAGCCTCCCATCCCGGACGTTTCTTCAGTGTTACAGGGGATAATTCCCTGCGATCGCGCCCCATGTCCCGCGTTGTCAAACCCTTACAACAAATGGGCGCGCAAATTTGGGGCAGAAATAATAACACCCTCGCCCCCCTCGCCATTCAAGGGCAGCAACTCAAAGGCATTCACTACCATTCTCCCATCGCCTCCGCCCAGGTAAAATCCTGCATCCTCCTTGCCGGACTTTGCGCCGAAGGAGAAACCACCGTCACCGAACCCGCCCTTTCCCGCGACCACAGCGAGAGAATGTTAGAAGCATTTGGGGCAAAATTAACGCGCGACCCCGCAACCCACAGCGTTACGATTACAGGCAACGCCACCACCCTAACCGGACAAAAAGTGGTCGTTCCTGGCGACATCAGTTCCGCCGCATTTTGGTTGGTGGCTGCGGCAATTGTTCCCGGTTCTGAGTTGGTAATCGAAAACGTCGGGGTCAACCCCACGCGCACCGGAATTTTAGAAGCCTTAGACCTGATGGGGGCGGATATTACCCTCGAAAATGAGCGCACGGTCACTGGAGAACCCGTTGCAGATTTGCGCGTCCGCCACAGTTCCCTCAAAGGCTGTACCATTGCCGGAGATATCATTCCTCGCCTAATTGATGAAATTCCCATCCTCGCTGTTGCAGCCGCTTTTGCGAAAGGAAATACAACTATTCAAGATGCAGCCGAATTGCGCGTTAAAGAAAGCGACCGCCTCGCTGTCACTGCAACCCAACTCAATCGCATGGGTGCAAAAATTGCAGAACGTCCCGATGGCTTAGAAATCACGGGCGAAACGCCCCTCAGAGGCGCAGAACTCGATAGCCATGAGGATCATCGCATTACTATGAGTTTAGCTATTGCCGCCCTCAACGCCCAAGGCAAAACGACCATCCACGGCGCAGAAGCAGCGGCGATTTCCTATCCAAAGTTTGTCGATACCCTCATCCAGGTAACGTAA
- the ldpA gene encoding circadian clock protein LdpA, with protein sequence MDELYSPLNALRSGRWFKLICGASFQHLPAVRNLALVYTLAGADCIDVAADQAVIVAVQEALAVAQSLTELAAQRGFHRKGRPWLMVSLNDGEDPHFRKAEFDATQCPSDCPRPCEAICPAQAIAFSPEKPIESGVIDERCYGCGRCLPVCPSQLIFARSFVSTPSAIAATLNPLNIDAIEIHTHAGNFEDFTRLWREISPLRDRLKLLAISCPDHPQLIPYLQSLYDFIAPLPHPLVWQTDGRPMSGDIGKGATRAAVKLAQKVLAAKLPGHVQLAGGTNEYTVTKLKTQGLLQLARRESLTFNLSPFPKHPPDVLRATESYHDPSSVSGVAYGSYARSLLSPLLNQLETRNAENPISTRPQLEKHPDLLWQAVAIAHSLVSQLKPVQVNL encoded by the coding sequence GTGGATGAACTGTACTCACCCTTAAACGCTTTAAGGTCGGGTCGCTGGTTTAAGCTCATCTGCGGAGCGAGTTTCCAGCACCTCCCGGCAGTGCGCAATTTGGCACTGGTCTATACCCTTGCGGGTGCGGATTGCATTGATGTCGCGGCAGACCAAGCAGTAATTGTTGCGGTGCAAGAGGCTTTGGCAGTCGCCCAAAGTCTTACGGAACTTGCCGCACAACGCGGTTTCCATCGGAAGGGGCGACCTTGGTTGATGGTCAGTCTCAATGATGGGGAAGATCCGCACTTCCGCAAAGCAGAATTTGATGCAACTCAATGTCCGTCGGATTGTCCTCGCCCTTGCGAGGCGATTTGCCCTGCACAAGCGATCGCGTTTTCCCCAGAGAAACCCATTGAATCCGGCGTAATTGACGAACGCTGTTATGGATGCGGTCGCTGTTTGCCCGTTTGTCCGTCCCAGCTTATTTTTGCACGTTCTTTTGTTTCAACGCCTAGCGCGATCGCGGCAACTTTAAATCCCCTAAACATCGATGCGATTGAAATTCACACTCATGCGGGTAACTTTGAGGATTTTACAAGATTGTGGCGGGAAATTTCTCCTTTGCGCGATCGGCTGAAACTGCTTGCTATTAGCTGTCCCGACCATCCTCAACTCATCCCCTACCTCCAATCCCTCTATGATTTTATTGCTCCTCTCCCCCATCCCCTGGTTTGGCAAACCGATGGTCGTCCCATGAGTGGCGATATCGGCAAAGGCGCGACTCGCGCGGCGGTCAAACTGGCGCAAAAAGTCCTCGCTGCCAAGCTTCCCGGACACGTCCAACTTGCAGGCGGAACGAACGAGTACACTGTCACAAAACTCAAAACCCAAGGATTGCTGCAACTCGCAAGGCGCGAATCTTTAACCTTTAACCTTTCCCCCTTCCCCAAACATCCCCCGGATGTCCTTCGCGCAACCGAGAGTTACCACGATCCCTCTTCTGTCTCCGGCGTTGCCTACGGCAGTTATGCCCGTTCTTTACTCTCGCCTCTTCTTAACCAACTCGAAACTCGCAATGCAGAGAATCCGATATCCACCCGTCCCCAACTGGAAAAACATCCCGATTTATTATGGCAAGCTGTTGCCATTGCTCATTCCCTTGTCTCCCAACTCAAACCCGTACAGGTCAATCTTTAG
- a CDS encoding R3H domain-containing nucleic acid-binding protein — protein MVNTQNVNPLKSQSLASNPAQRVREDNTTQRTEITDNLDQLLDIFPAAICTKLKEHPEKESMIEIVMDLGRFPETRFPDRAEYLSQTPISREDLQYTIERVGIFSGDNRAGIERTLHRISAMRNRQGEIVGLTCRVGRAILGTIGTIRDLVETGKSILLLGRPGVGKTTALREIARVLADELDKRVVIIDTSNEIAGDGDIPHPAIGRARRMQVARPELQHQVMIEAVENHMPEVIVIDEIGTELEALAARTIAERGVQLVGTAHGNQIENLIKNPTLSDLVGGIQAVTLGDDEARRRGSQKTVLERKAPPTFEIAVEMLERQSWVVHPDVAETVDLLLRGQNPKPQVRTVSDEGEVTISASPPTRPLPPTLPLTSRTATPAQPRGWRASGRMQPLPNQAQTRAALNSDFEKMLDRSWHQRETFNDEMRVPGPNGEEWPVYVYPYGIGRTQLNQVIELLNLPIVLTKDMNSADAILALRSQIKNHSKLRSIAKARQLPIHAVKSGTMPQLTRTLRRLAGMEDPNEPETPDLRLFTQNGSDDEIEALEEARLAVEQIVIPKRQPVELLPRSPKVRKMQHELVEHYRLQSDSFGEEPNRRLRIYPA, from the coding sequence ATGGTAAACACTCAGAACGTAAACCCTTTGAAGTCCCAGAGTTTAGCGTCTAACCCAGCCCAGAGGGTGCGAGAAGATAACACGACTCAACGAACGGAAATTACTGACAATCTCGACCAACTGCTTGATATTTTTCCCGCAGCAATCTGCACAAAACTTAAGGAACATCCTGAAAAAGAGAGCATGATTGAGATCGTCATGGATTTGGGACGCTTCCCGGAAACTCGCTTCCCCGATCGCGCGGAATACCTCAGCCAAACCCCCATTTCGCGAGAGGATTTACAGTATACCATCGAGCGCGTCGGCATCTTTAGCGGCGACAATCGAGCGGGAATCGAACGAACCCTACACCGCATTAGCGCCATGCGCAATCGCCAGGGGGAAATTGTTGGTTTGACCTGCCGCGTCGGTCGAGCGATCTTAGGAACCATTGGCACGATCCGCGATTTAGTGGAAACCGGAAAATCCATCCTCCTTTTGGGTCGTCCCGGCGTAGGCAAAACGACTGCCCTGCGAGAGATTGCCAGGGTTTTGGCGGACGAACTGGACAAGCGCGTGGTGATTATCGATACTTCTAATGAAATTGCAGGAGATGGGGATATTCCTCACCCCGCGATCGGTCGCGCGCGTCGAATGCAAGTGGCTCGTCCGGAACTGCAACATCAGGTGATGATCGAGGCGGTGGAGAACCATATGCCAGAAGTGATTGTCATCGATGAAATCGGTACAGAATTGGAAGCCCTCGCCGCCCGAACCATCGCCGAACGAGGCGTACAATTGGTGGGAACGGCACACGGAAACCAAATTGAAAACCTGATCAAAAACCCCACCCTATCGGATTTGGTCGGTGGCATTCAAGCGGTAACCTTGGGGGATGATGAGGCGCGACGGCGCGGTTCGCAAAAAACAGTTCTGGAACGCAAAGCACCTCCAACCTTTGAAATTGCAGTCGAAATGTTAGAACGGCAAAGTTGGGTCGTGCATCCCGATGTGGCGGAAACTGTTGACTTGCTGCTGCGCGGGCAAAATCCAAAACCTCAAGTCAGAACGGTTTCTGATGAGGGGGAAGTGACGATTAGCGCTTCTCCCCCAACGCGCCCTCTACCGCCAACGCTGCCTTTGACCTCTCGTACTGCAACACCCGCACAACCCAGGGGATGGCGAGCGTCGGGACGAATGCAGCCCTTACCCAACCAAGCTCAAACTCGCGCTGCTTTAAATAGCGATTTCGAGAAAATGCTCGATCGTTCCTGGCATCAACGAGAGACTTTCAACGATGAGATGCGCGTTCCTGGCCCGAATGGGGAGGAGTGGCCTGTCTATGTGTATCCTTACGGTATTGGTCGCACTCAACTCAATCAGGTTATTGAGTTGCTGAACTTACCGATTGTGTTGACGAAGGATATGAATAGTGCGGATGCAATCTTGGCACTGCGATCGCAGATTAAAAATCATTCCAAACTGCGCAGTATTGCCAAAGCCCGCCAATTGCCGATTCATGCGGTGAAATCCGGTACGATGCCCCAGTTGACGCGAACGTTGCGTCGTTTGGCGGGGATGGAAGACCCCAATGAGCCGGAAACTCCCGATTTGCGACTGTTTACCCAAAATGGTAGCGATGATGAAATTGAGGCGTTGGAGGAGGCGCGTTTGGCGGTGGAACAGATTGTGATTCCTAAAAGACAGCCTGTGGAATTGTTGCCGCGATCGCCAAAAGTCCGGAAAATGCAACACGAGTTAGTGGAGCATTATCGCTTGCAGTCGGACAGTTTTGGGGAAGAACCCAATCGTCGATTGCGCATCTATCCTGCGTAA
- a CDS encoding muconolactone Delta-isomerase: MLYHLDFHVEYPAGMSQQELFAIWSEEADVALGAKQAGVVVDLWKCVGMRRVIAIVDVPSPETLDQILLDLPIMKKNGQHVRVEVTSLRRYEDFAADVKSRLES; the protein is encoded by the coding sequence ATGTTATATCACTTGGATTTTCATGTGGAATACCCAGCAGGGATGTCCCAGCAAGAATTGTTTGCAATTTGGTCAGAAGAGGCGGATGTTGCATTAGGCGCAAAGCAGGCAGGAGTGGTTGTGGATTTGTGGAAATGCGTGGGGATGCGCCGGGTGATTGCCATTGTGGATGTTCCCTCTCCTGAAACCCTCGACCAAATTCTTCTCGATTTGCCCATTATGAAAAAAAACGGTCAGCACGTTCGCGTTGAGGTCACGTCTTTAAGGCGGTATGAGGATTTTGCGGCGGATGTGAAATCTCGCCTTGAGAGTTAG